Proteins encoded in a region of the Pseudomonas denitrificans (nom. rej.) genome:
- a CDS encoding BRO-N domain-containing protein: MDDIYVPTVFHRYNRSLRGVLIDNQPWLVARELGYLIRERVDAYVLRLDEDLFREARLVTGGGEEVVLLVNDFGTFHVLHRYRDPEHRQLRMWITGHVLPTLRDQERVAAGLPRRMLAKGEGRSLAVLDWQGEYWVPMGEVPRLMREERRGRWWRRE, translated from the coding sequence ATGGACGACATCTACGTTCCCACCGTTTTCCACCGCTACAACCGTTCCCTGCGCGGCGTGTTGATCGACAACCAGCCCTGGTTGGTCGCCCGCGAGCTGGGTTATCTGATCCGCGAGCGGGTCGATGCTTATGTTCTTCGATTGGATGAGGACCTCTTTCGCGAGGCGCGCCTGGTGACGGGTGGCGGCGAGGAGGTCGTGTTGCTGGTGAATGACTTCGGCACCTTCCATGTGCTGCACCGTTATCGCGATCCGGAGCATCGGCAGTTGCGGATGTGGATCACCGGCCATGTGCTGCCGACGCTCAGGGATCAGGAGCGGGTGGCGGCGGGGTTGCCGAGGCGGATGCTGGCGAAAGGCGAGGGGCGGTCGTTGGCGGTGCTGGATTGGCAGGGGGAGTACTGGGTGCCGATGGGGGAGGTGCCGCGGTTGATGCGCGAGGAGAGGCGCGGGAGATGGTGGCGGCGGGAGTAG